A single window of Cytobacillus dafuensis DNA harbors:
- a CDS encoding spore germination protein, whose product MDIKKDGICITSVTGGILNFGGAVFIKPISVSKSIVGPGGGNTGTIVITNSR is encoded by the coding sequence TTGGATATAAAGAAGGATGGTATCTGTATAACTTCCGTTACAGGTGGGATTCTCAACTTTGGTGGGGCAGTTTTTATTAAACCGATATCTGTATCAAAATCAATTGTTGGGCCTGGAGGAGGCAACACAGGGACAATAGTTATAACTAATTCAAGATAA